Proteins encoded by one window of Cannabis sativa cultivar Pink pepper isolate KNU-18-1 chromosome 4, ASM2916894v1, whole genome shotgun sequence:
- the LOC115714651 gene encoding uncharacterized protein LOC115714651, whose protein sequence is MSDNSHDQDPPLQDHASASYSALPLHMVFRPVAHDPHAPPPLSLHKQRSWSPDAYRDEAWLRRKKSNNRKKQRSKSVTDEDVDELKACIELGFGFDSPEADHQRLSDTLPALGLYYAVNKHYYDSLSKPFTLPPPPPPPPPPPPPPLPPMTLTASTSSTASDCETPSPSGSPHTMFGPDDTPQTVKTRLRQWAQVVACSVRQCS, encoded by the exons ATGTCTGATAATTCTCACGACCAAGATCCTCCTCTCCAAGACCATGCCTCTGCCTCCTACTCTGCTCTCCCTCTCCACATGGTCTTTCGTCCCGTCGCGCACGATCCACACGCGCCGCCTCCCCTTTCCCTCCACAAGCAGCGATCGTGGTCTCCGGACGCTTACAGAGACGAAGCTTGGCTGAGGAGAAAGAAGAGCAACAATAGGAAGAAGCAGAGGAGCAAGAGCGTTACTGACGAAGACGTTGACGAGCTCAAAGCCTGTATCGAACTCGGATTCGGATTCGACTCTCCTGAGGCCGATCATCAACGACTCTCCGATACTTTACCAGCTCTTGGTCTCTATTACGCCGTCAACAAACACTACTACGATTCTCTCTCCAAACCGTTTACTctccctcctcctcctcctcctccaccGCCGCCGCCGCCTCCGCCGCTTCCTCCGATGACGTTAACAGCGTCTACGTCATCAACAGCTTCGGATTGCGAAACTCCGTCTCCTTCTGGAAGTCCTCACACCATGTTTGGACCTG ATGATACGCCCCAAACAGTGAAAACAAGGCTAAGGCAGTGGGCTCAGGTGGTTGCTTGTTCGGTTCGACAATGCTCTTAG